A stretch of the Sulfurimonas sp. HSL-1656 genome encodes the following:
- a CDS encoding GDP-L-fucose synthase, with translation MEKNAKIYIAGHRGLVGSAIVKNLEAKGYTNLLTRTHAELDLTDQQAVAAFFAHEKPEYVFLAAAKVGGIVANNTYRADFIYENLQIQNNVIHQSYLQGVKKLMFLGSTCIYPRDCPQPMKEEYLLTSPLEYTNEPYAIAKIAGIKMCESYNLQYGTNYISVMPTNLYGPNDNFDLEKSHVLPALIRKIHCAKLLNEGRDDALMKDLGVATMEEAKTYLAKFGVDENRVEIWGTGKPMREFLWSEDMADACVFLMENRDFKDTYSVSEGDNVSCTPNAVKNQEIRNTHINIGTGTDVSIRELAETIREIVGFGGEFYFNAEKPDGTMKKLTDVSKLHGLGWRHRVELRDGIETMYNWYRDHQNA, from the coding sequence ATGGAGAAAAATGCGAAGATCTACATTGCCGGCCACCGGGGACTGGTGGGCAGTGCCATCGTCAAGAACCTCGAAGCAAAAGGCTATACGAATCTTCTGACCCGTACCCATGCCGAACTCGATCTGACCGACCAACAGGCGGTGGCGGCTTTTTTTGCGCACGAAAAACCCGAATACGTCTTTCTTGCCGCGGCCAAAGTCGGCGGCATCGTTGCCAACAACACTTACCGCGCCGATTTCATCTACGAGAACCTTCAGATCCAGAACAATGTCATTCACCAAAGCTACCTGCAGGGCGTCAAAAAACTGATGTTCCTCGGCAGTACCTGCATCTACCCGCGCGACTGTCCCCAGCCGATGAAAGAGGAGTATCTCCTGACCAGTCCGCTGGAGTACACCAACGAACCCTACGCCATCGCCAAGATCGCCGGGATCAAGATGTGCGAGAGCTATAACTTGCAGTACGGCACAAACTACATCTCCGTCATGCCGACGAACCTCTACGGCCCCAACGACAACTTCGACCTGGAGAAGAGCCACGTTCTGCCGGCGCTTATCCGAAAGATTCATTGTGCGAAACTCCTTAACGAAGGCAGAGATGATGCCCTTATGAAGGATCTCGGCGTTGCAACGATGGAAGAAGCGAAAACGTATCTTGCAAAGTTCGGTGTCGATGAAAATCGCGTAGAGATCTGGGGGACGGGCAAGCCGATGCGCGAATTCCTCTGGTCCGAGGACATGGCCGACGCCTGCGTCTTTCTGATGGAGAACCGTGACTTCAAAGACACTTATTCGGTTTCGGAGGGGGACAATGTCAGTTGTACCCCCAACGCGGTCAAAAATCAAGAGATCCGGAACACCCACATCAATATCGGTACGGGCACGGATGTCTCCATCCGGGAGCTGGCCGAGACCATCCGGGAGATCGTCGGCTTCGGCGGCGAGTTTTACTTCAACGCGGAAAAGCCCGACGGCACGATGAAGAAACTCACGGACGTCTCAAAGCTGCATGGATTGGGATGGCGGCACCGTGTCGAACTGCGTGACGGGATCGAGACGATGTACAACTGGTATAGAGATCATCAGAATGCTTGA
- the gmd gene encoding GDP-mannose 4,6-dehydratase, with the protein MEKKKVALITGITGQDGSYLAEFLLKKGYEVHGIKRRSSLFNTDRIDHLYQDPHIENRNFILHYGEMTDSMNITRIIQEVQPDEIYNLAAMSHVAVSFEEPEYVSNADGTGTLRILEAVRLLGLAEKTRIYQASTSELYGKVQEIPQSETTPFYPRSPYAVAKMYAYWITVNYREAYNMFACNGILFNHESPVRGETFVTRKITRAASKIALGLQDKLYLGNLDAKRDWGHAKDYVKMMWMILQADEPEDWVIATGQTTAVRDFVRMAFKYVGIELEFKGEGVDEVGYIKSIDAVRFEAHGLNTQHLTLNAPVVAVDPRYFRPTEVDLLIGDPSKAEQKLGWQREYRLEELVNDMMASDLKLMTKDQYLKDGGYTVMNYFE; encoded by the coding sequence ATGGAAAAGAAAAAAGTTGCATTGATCACGGGCATTACGGGGCAGGACGGCTCCTATCTGGCGGAGTTCCTGCTCAAGAAGGGGTACGAGGTGCACGGCATCAAGCGGCGCAGTTCACTCTTTAACACGGACCGCATCGACCATCTCTACCAGGACCCGCATATCGAGAACCGTAACTTTATTCTCCACTACGGGGAGATGACGGACTCCATGAACATCACAAGGATCATCCAGGAGGTACAGCCGGACGAGATCTACAATCTCGCCGCGATGAGTCACGTCGCCGTCAGTTTCGAGGAGCCCGAGTACGTTTCCAACGCCGACGGTACGGGGACGCTGCGCATCCTCGAGGCGGTACGTCTGCTGGGCCTGGCAGAAAAGACGCGTATCTACCAGGCCAGTACCTCCGAACTCTACGGAAAGGTACAGGAGATCCCCCAGAGCGAGACGACACCTTTTTACCCGCGCAGCCCCTACGCGGTCGCGAAGATGTATGCCTACTGGATCACGGTCAACTACCGCGAGGCGTATAACATGTTCGCCTGTAACGGCATTCTTTTCAACCACGAGTCGCCGGTGCGGGGCGAGACCTTCGTCACCCGCAAGATCACCCGTGCGGCCTCCAAGATCGCGCTGGGGCTCCAGGATAAGCTCTACCTCGGTAACCTCGACGCCAAGCGTGACTGGGGTCATGCCAAGGACTATGTCAAGATGATGTGGATGATCCTGCAGGCCGACGAACCCGAAGACTGGGTCATCGCGACGGGCCAGACGACCGCCGTACGCGATTTCGTCCGTATGGCCTTCAAGTATGTCGGCATCGAATTGGAATTCAAGGGCGAGGGGGTCGATGAGGTCGGCTATATCAAGTCGATCGATGCAGTACGCTTCGAAGCGCACGGTCTTAACACTCAGCACTTAACGCTTAACGCTCCCGTTGTCGCCGTCGATCCACGCTATTTCCGTCCGACGGAAGTTGACCTGCTTATCGGCGACCCTTCCAAGGCGGAGCAAAAGCTCGGCTGGCAGCGCGAATACCGCCTCGAGGAGCTTGTCAACGACATGATGGCCTCGGACCTCAAGCTGATGACGAAGGACCAGTACCTTAAAGACGGCGGCTATACCGTCATGAACTACTTCGAGTAA
- a CDS encoding GDP-mannose mannosyl hydrolase: protein MTGYIDWETFKTVIANTPLVSVDLIVRENGRVLLGRRVNRPAEGYWFTLGGRVLKNERINSAIRRIAETELGTELVSEPRFVGVFEHLYEDAIFDHVSTHYLNLGYEVEIAPFRELPKEQHSDYRWFSLEELMQRDDVHDYVKDYFTKTKGTVPQNQEE from the coding sequence GTGACGGGGTATATTGACTGGGAGACGTTCAAAACGGTCATAGCCAATACGCCGCTCGTCTCCGTCGATCTTATCGTCAGGGAAAACGGCAGGGTACTGTTGGGGAGACGGGTGAACAGACCTGCAGAGGGCTATTGGTTCACCCTGGGCGGAAGGGTGCTGAAAAATGAACGGATCAATAGTGCCATTAGGAGGATTGCGGAGACGGAACTGGGTACCGAACTCGTATCGGAACCACGCTTTGTCGGTGTCTTCGAACATCTATATGAAGATGCTATTTTTGATCATGTCTCCACCCATTATCTCAACCTCGGCTACGAGGTGGAAATCGCACCGTTCCGGGAGCTGCCGAAGGAGCAGCACAGCGACTACCGCTGGTTCAGCCTGGAAGAGCTGATGCAACGGGACGACGTGCATGATTATGTCAAAGACTATTTTACGAAAACCAAGGGCACCGTCCCACAAAACCAGGAGGAATAA
- a CDS encoding mannose-1-phosphate guanylyltransferase/mannose-6-phosphate isomerase: MTNIILCGGSGTRLWPLSRTLMPKQFVKLFEGESLFQKTVRRNQTVCKDQFIVSNAEQYFLAIDQIDELSLANPTDKYLLEPVGRNTAPAIALACLALPADTIVLVTPSDHLVRDEAAYREVLAKAEALAEEDNLVTFGIAPQYPETGFGYIEAEPQESVEPVALSVKQFREKPDLQTAEGYLQENLSLSAQHLAPKYYWNSGMFCFKAGVFLGELKTHSELIYDACVAAFSAAKKDDLIRIAHDGMAAIPEDSIDYAVMEKSSKVKVVPADLGWSDLGSFDALYDELPHDGNGNALLQTDGGGEPVGINAKGNLIVSEKLVAAIDVDDLLIVDTADALLVSRKGSSQKVKEVVNLLKSRGSELPNIHVTAHRPWGTYTILDESDGYKVKRIVVKPGKRLSLQKHYHRSEHWIVVSGTATVTRGEEVFLVRANESTYIPMGELHRLENVGKIPLVMIEAQVGEYVGEDDIVRIEDDFKRV; the protein is encoded by the coding sequence ATGACTAACATTATTCTCTGCGGCGGGAGCGGAACACGATTGTGGCCGCTCAGTCGGACGCTGATGCCTAAACAGTTTGTCAAACTTTTCGAGGGGGAGTCGCTTTTCCAGAAGACGGTACGGCGCAATCAGACCGTCTGCAAGGACCAGTTTATAGTCTCCAACGCCGAGCAGTACTTTCTCGCCATCGATCAGATCGACGAACTCTCCCTTGCCAACCCGACGGACAAATACCTGCTCGAACCCGTCGGGCGCAATACCGCTCCGGCCATCGCCCTGGCATGCCTGGCGCTTCCTGCCGATACGATCGTCCTTGTGACCCCTTCGGACCACCTGGTACGGGACGAAGCGGCCTACCGGGAGGTGCTGGCCAAGGCAGAGGCCCTGGCCGAGGAGGACAACCTGGTAACCTTCGGCATCGCGCCGCAGTACCCGGAAACGGGTTTCGGCTATATCGAGGCGGAGCCTCAAGAGAGCGTTGAGCCGGTAGCGCTAAGCGTTAAGCAGTTTAGAGAAAAACCTGATTTGCAGACGGCAGAAGGCTATTTACAAGAGAACTTATCGCTTAGTGCTCAACACTTAGCGCCTAAGTATTACTGGAACAGCGGCATGTTCTGTTTCAAGGCCGGGGTTTTCCTCGGGGAACTCAAAACGCATAGTGAATTGATTTACGATGCCTGTGTCGCAGCATTTTCGGCGGCGAAAAAAGATGACCTGATCCGCATTGCCCATGACGGGATGGCGGCGATCCCCGAAGATTCTATCGACTACGCCGTCATGGAAAAGAGCAGCAAGGTCAAAGTCGTCCCTGCCGACCTGGGATGGAGCGACTTGGGGAGCTTCGATGCGCTCTACGACGAACTTCCCCATGACGGTAATGGTAATGCCCTGTTGCAGACCGACGGCGGCGGGGAACCGGTCGGTATCAATGCGAAAGGCAACCTGATCGTCTCCGAGAAACTCGTTGCCGCGATCGACGTGGATGACCTCCTGATCGTCGATACGGCCGACGCGCTGCTGGTGAGCAGAAAGGGAAGCAGTCAGAAGGTCAAGGAGGTCGTCAATCTCCTGAAATCGAGGGGCTCGGAGCTGCCGAATATCCACGTGACGGCGCACCGTCCCTGGGGGACCTACACGATCCTGGACGAATCGGACGGCTACAAGGTGAAACGCATCGTCGTCAAACCGGGCAAACGCCTAAGCCTGCAGAAACACTACCACCGCAGTGAACACTGGATCGTCGTCAGCGGCACGGCGACGGTCACCCGGGGCGAGGAGGTCTTCCTGGTTCGTGCCAACGAATCCACCTATATTCCGATGGGAGAGCTGCACCGTCTCGAGAACGTTGGGAAAATCCCCCTGGTGATGATCGAAGCGCAGGTAGGCGAATACGTCGGTGAAGACGATATCGTCAGGATCGAAGACGACTTCAAACGGGTGTAG
- the galE gene encoding UDP-glucose 4-epimerase GalE — MQILVTGGAGYIGSHVVKQLLEATDHDVCILDNLSTGHLETVETLESIAREANRGALRFYKMDLADFKAVAKLFMTERFDAVLHFAASSLVAESVANPLKYYMNNTVNTTHLVSRCVEAGIGKFIFSSTAAVYGEPREVPVKEMTPTDPINPYGMSKLMSERVIRDTSAVKEDFDYVILRYFNVSGADVTASNGTPRIGEWHEPETHLIPLVVKTALGKRDSITVYGEDYDTEDGTCIRDYLHVEDLAAAHLRALEYLGAPVEQSDGPNIFNVGYGHGFSVKQVIETMKQVSGADFTVDKGQRRAGDPALLIADNSRIKSGLKWQARYDDLALICQTALEWERSLND; from the coding sequence ATGCAGATCTTGGTTACCGGCGGTGCCGGCTACATCGGTTCGCACGTCGTCAAGCAGCTGCTTGAAGCGACGGACCACGATGTCTGTATTCTTGATAACCTCTCTACGGGCCACCTCGAGACAGTGGAGACGCTTGAAAGCATTGCCCGCGAGGCAAACCGGGGTGCGCTGCGTTTTTACAAGATGGACCTGGCCGACTTCAAAGCCGTGGCAAAACTCTTTATGACCGAAAGGTTCGATGCCGTTTTGCACTTTGCGGCGAGCAGTCTCGTTGCCGAATCGGTCGCAAACCCCCTCAAATACTACATGAATAACACCGTCAACACGACGCACCTTGTCAGCCGGTGTGTCGAAGCGGGTATCGGAAAGTTTATCTTCTCCTCTACTGCGGCCGTCTACGGCGAGCCTCGGGAGGTACCGGTCAAAGAGATGACGCCGACCGATCCCATCAATCCCTATGGGATGAGCAAGCTGATGAGCGAGCGGGTTATCCGCGACACGTCAGCGGTGAAAGAAGATTTCGACTATGTCATTTTGCGTTACTTCAACGTCTCCGGCGCGGACGTGACTGCCAGCAATGGAACACCGCGCATCGGGGAGTGGCACGAACCGGAAACCCACCTTATTCCGCTGGTTGTCAAAACTGCCCTAGGCAAACGAGACAGTATTACGGTCTATGGCGAAGATTACGATACCGAAGACGGGACCTGTATTCGCGATTATCTCCATGTCGAGGATCTTGCCGCGGCACACCTTCGAGCTCTTGAGTACCTCGGCGCACCTGTAGAACAGAGCGATGGGCCCAACATCTTTAACGTCGGTTATGGGCACGGGTTCAGCGTGAAGCAGGTGATCGAGACCATGAAGCAGGTGAGCGGTGCCGATTTTACCGTTGACAAGGGTCAAAGAAGAGCCGGAGATCCTGCGCTGCTTATCGCGGACAACAGCCGCATCAAGTCAGGGCTCAAATGGCAGGCACGATATGATGACCTGGCACTTATATGCCAAACGGCGTTGGAATGGGAAAGGAGTCTGAATGACTAA
- a CDS encoding SGNH/GDSL hydrolase family protein, which produces MALGDFIAILKNIRDVIKPDIDEKHQQVSNDAGAAAGSAQAAATSEQAVATMKTSVETSEQAVATMKTSVETSEQNAAVSATASETSRQQSGAARDAALAGATLYADEATGRAAVLDGEYFRVAGGSDVFAYLYQRVDTSNSTLIATLPSKSFVNNKILMAQKYRAGLLLGNNLFNKDTIIPNGYVDDNLDGAFVASTGKGVSDYIPVAAGTYYDFSTNISFASFYDEDLNWVAGGFRNVSTAGITAPAGAAFFKITVNDSDLNTFMLSVDATPLNYESYALNVDPSLLGDMNSEITALQAKHFQNDFHDPDLQLTYPYDGTFDNVDYMVADFITRSQINHREEVGNNYAAFIMGIASTAVNLNLGFSKHFLLEKLGYSVGDRVKVGFYFRYPDAGPASTRRIYTGPTLAAYDTITTVDDSEWHWHETYLSDTILNSDNWQGIYLGIRDTIGATEEFHIRGLTITNLDTDTWVGERKSTAIDDANKKALLNLNSFVKFIPPELGLAGSMSQLENTYDQLSQPLLKSVVPVTYPIVGDCFVFEGTQTALTRINFYMGLTDASTGKFSDVYLATNNYIGKYFVQIVLVKVTADATTFNTAHTASGVTRFEYNLPVGEWVKLTTMPTVISSRADLEALKETIQINCTPATGVVKVEVCGLTSVLSETGHCNDVVFATRANDSLFEEKVYASLGDSISAGGNYQRYPAAIHAMTSAVRGIGGTTVINNGGAAWVDADGNYLGRPPEAPPSGTEGVDYFTITSGMCTQDRIDTLPVDADLITIMGGANDWGQDAAIGAIGDAPNDTTVSPTFYGAYKSMIDKIHIRCPNARIIICNITSINSGDNLGVNANGNTVEEFRDAIRTVAKVYGLPVLEVNELGINQHNHTSYSDDGTHPNELYCALIGMMLSNKLYELSYDEVKGV; this is translated from the coding sequence GTGGCACTAGGAGATTTTATCGCTATCTTGAAGAACATCCGGGATGTTATCAAGCCGGACATTGACGAAAAACATCAGCAGGTTTCCAATGATGCTGGCGCTGCTGCAGGAAGCGCACAGGCGGCTGCTACATCCGAGCAGGCCGTGGCAACGATGAAAACGTCGGTCGAAACGAGCGAGCAGGCCGTGGCAACGATGAAAACGTCGGTCGAAACGAGCGAGCAGAATGCTGCTGTATCGGCAACCGCTTCTGAAACGTCTAGACAGCAATCAGGAGCAGCACGTGACGCCGCACTGGCCGGGGCGACGCTCTACGCCGATGAGGCGACGGGACGGGCGGCCGTGCTGGATGGGGAGTATTTCAGGGTAGCCGGTGGGAGTGATGTGTTTGCCTATTTGTATCAACGCGTCGACACGTCAAATTCAACATTGATCGCAACACTCCCGTCAAAATCGTTCGTAAACAATAAAATCTTGATGGCTCAAAAGTACAGGGCAGGTCTTCTTCTAGGTAATAACCTATTCAATAAAGATACGATCATCCCAAACGGTTACGTTGATGACAACCTGGATGGGGCGTTCGTAGCATCAACTGGCAAGGGGGTATCCGACTATATCCCTGTGGCAGCAGGGACATACTACGACTTCAGCACGAATATAAGCTTTGCCTCGTTCTATGACGAAGATCTCAACTGGGTGGCAGGCGGGTTCAGAAACGTCAGTACGGCAGGGATTACCGCTCCCGCTGGTGCCGCATTCTTTAAGATCACTGTCAACGACAGTGACTTGAACACGTTTATGCTCTCGGTGGATGCAACACCTCTGAACTATGAGTCCTATGCTCTGAATGTTGACCCATCTTTGCTTGGAGACATGAACTCAGAGATCACCGCACTTCAGGCGAAACACTTTCAGAACGATTTCCATGACCCTGATCTTCAGCTCACCTACCCGTACGATGGTACTTTCGACAACGTCGACTACATGGTAGCAGACTTTATCACGAGATCTCAGATTAATCACAGAGAAGAGGTTGGGAATAACTACGCAGCGTTCATCATGGGTATCGCTTCTACAGCCGTAAACCTGAACCTTGGATTCAGCAAGCACTTTCTGCTTGAAAAGCTGGGCTATTCCGTTGGAGATAGGGTAAAGGTCGGTTTCTATTTCAGATACCCTGACGCCGGACCTGCCAGCACACGAAGGATTTATACCGGGCCCACCCTGGCCGCGTATGACACGATCACGACAGTCGATGACAGTGAATGGCACTGGCACGAAACCTATCTGAGCGACACTATCTTGAATAGTGACAACTGGCAGGGAATCTACCTCGGCATTCGTGATACGATCGGTGCGACGGAGGAGTTCCATATCAGAGGACTTACGATCACCAACCTCGATACGGACACATGGGTAGGCGAACGGAAGTCAACTGCTATCGATGATGCAAACAAGAAAGCCCTGCTCAACCTGAACAGTTTTGTGAAATTTATCCCGCCAGAGCTTGGGCTGGCAGGTTCCATGAGTCAACTTGAAAATACCTATGATCAGCTTTCGCAACCGCTTCTTAAATCGGTGGTACCTGTAACATACCCCATTGTCGGAGATTGCTTCGTCTTTGAGGGTACACAGACAGCCCTTACGCGGATCAACTTCTATATGGGGCTTACTGATGCTTCTACAGGTAAATTTTCCGATGTATACCTTGCTACCAATAACTACATCGGCAAATATTTTGTACAGATTGTGCTTGTCAAAGTGACTGCAGATGCAACGACATTCAATACAGCACATACTGCATCCGGTGTGACACGCTTTGAATACAATCTGCCGGTAGGGGAGTGGGTTAAGCTGACGACGATGCCTACCGTTATTTCAAGCAGGGCAGACCTTGAGGCCCTGAAAGAGACGATACAGATTAACTGCACCCCTGCAACCGGAGTTGTCAAGGTAGAAGTCTGTGGACTGACGAGTGTGCTGAGCGAAACGGGGCACTGCAATGATGTAGTGTTCGCCACGCGGGCGAACGACAGTCTGTTTGAAGAGAAGGTCTATGCCAGCCTGGGCGATTCGATCAGCGCAGGTGGCAACTACCAGAGATACCCCGCCGCGATTCACGCCATGACCAGCGCAGTCAGAGGCATTGGCGGCACCACCGTCATCAACAACGGTGGTGCGGCATGGGTGGACGCTGACGGTAATTACCTCGGCAGACCGCCGGAAGCACCACCGTCAGGGACGGAGGGGGTTGATTACTTCACGATCACATCGGGGATGTGTACGCAGGACCGGATTGACACGCTGCCGGTAGATGCCGACCTCATTACGATCATGGGAGGGGCTAACGATTGGGGGCAGGATGCCGCAATTGGAGCGATCGGGGACGCACCGAACGATACGACGGTCAGCCCGACATTTTACGGCGCATATAAGAGTATGATCGACAAGATCCACATACGTTGCCCCAATGCTCGGATCATCATCTGTAACATTACCAGCATCAACAGCGGTGATAACCTCGGGGTCAATGCCAACGGCAACACCGTCGAAGAGTTCAGGGATGCTATCAGAACGGTTGCAAAGGTATACGGTCTCCCGGTACTGGAAGTGAACGAGCTTGGGATCAACCAGCATAATCATACATCATACTCAGACGACGGTACGCACCCGAATGAGCTTTACTGTGCGCTGATCGGGATGATGTTGAGTAACAAGCTGTACGAGCTTTCATACGATGAAGTGAAAGGGGTGTAG
- a CDS encoding DUF5309 family protein translates to MAITSTGYQAPATSREGIKPSVHDAVIQIGATETPITSKVGKSKAKGIEHSWIIDPIADPTRSPQLEIADFTGDAESTKQKRTNAVEIVTTEVMVSRDMMAVATYGGNEMAYEVAKKAKEHALKLEYMKYGLGRDADPRVSVFMAPQIRTEVLAGEMAGLFYYLAKGDATFGATTAGRRGNVFAFDTGGAGGDYTWASDGMAATLTEDRMNTVLQSIYDAGETVKDIYVGANLKKAFNGFVTRQLGNENKAVRNVVSLETDFGTINIRLSRFLSDKYGLGDAFIAGNFDYLKDAPLVETNLEDVPTSKTAKAKRYYTSTTMEVRNADAFAIGVGLTA, encoded by the coding sequence ATGGCTATTACATCCACAGGGTATCAGGCCCCGGCTACATCCCGCGAAGGTATCAAGCCCTCGGTACATGACGCCGTAATCCAGATCGGCGCTACCGAAACCCCGATCACGTCAAAGGTCGGTAAGTCCAAAGCGAAGGGTATCGAGCACTCCTGGATCATCGATCCGATTGCAGACCCGACACGCAGCCCGCAGCTTGAGATCGCAGACTTCACAGGCGATGCGGAATCAACGAAGCAGAAGCGCACCAATGCCGTCGAGATCGTGACCACAGAGGTCATGGTGTCCCGCGACATGATGGCCGTTGCCACATACGGCGGTAACGAGATGGCCTATGAGGTCGCAAAGAAAGCGAAAGAGCACGCGCTGAAGCTCGAGTACATGAAGTACGGCCTCGGGCGCGATGCAGACCCGCGCGTCTCTGTCTTTATGGCTCCGCAGATCCGTACCGAAGTGCTGGCCGGTGAAATGGCCGGTCTGTTCTACTACCTGGCAAAGGGTGATGCAACCTTCGGCGCCACAACTGCCGGACGCCGCGGCAACGTCTTTGCGTTCGACACAGGAGGCGCAGGCGGAGACTATACGTGGGCGTCTGACGGTATGGCTGCAACGCTGACAGAGGACCGCATGAACACTGTCCTGCAGTCCATCTACGACGCGGGAGAAACCGTCAAGGACATCTACGTCGGTGCGAACCTGAAAAAGGCGTTCAACGGATTTGTCACGCGCCAGCTCGGCAACGAGAACAAAGCGGTCCGCAACGTCGTCTCTCTCGAAACGGACTTCGGAACGATCAACATCCGCCTGTCCCGCTTCCTGAGCGACAAGTACGGCCTCGGTGACGCATTCATCGCCGGCAACTTCGATTACCTCAAGGACGCCCCGCTGGTTGAAACAAACCTCGAAGACGTCCCGACATCGAAGACGGCAAAGGCGAAGCGCTACTACACCTCCACCACAATGGAAGTTCGCAATGCCGATGCGTTCGCAATCGGCGTAGGTCTGACGGCGTAA